In Candidatus Thorarchaeota archaeon, one DNA window encodes the following:
- a CDS encoding FAD-dependent oxidoreductase, protein MKLVVIGMGPGGASVASTVSTFDREADVEIITQETEPPHRKPGASLAFETPNTDELAIADWSLEEFNEKGIRVRLGTRVVNVNLDDKKLTIRGPDGTTSEVEFDKLVLATGGLPNIPDLPGADLDGTYTIQSRDDAAALGECLPSLSKIAVIGAGFSGLEIADHLSKIGKEVHLVVRSRFMRRLLEPSMSSELESRIPADMILHKGKAPTAITGSKKVEGVEIGDEIVHCDAVLFMTGVIPNVSLAKRIGLEIGPTGAIVVDERMETSADGVYAVGDCAEMSDFLTGEPVVMPIGSTAARAGKQAGLAIVGRDKTFKDVNLRLQYDRIFDTDIVCVGHSSETARRMNIKTDVTFLYDDAEFTKIALVTYKDGILIGGQVIAPRLGSRWAYQILERVDERANLKESPLLPPQHDRMEGLLEDQYGPIR, encoded by the coding sequence ATGAAGTTAGTTGTTATCGGAATGGGCCCTGGCGGGGCATCGGTGGCCTCAACGGTCAGCACATTTGATCGAGAAGCTGATGTAGAAATTATCACACAGGAGACAGAGCCCCCTCACAGGAAGCCAGGTGCTTCTTTGGCTTTCGAGACACCGAATACCGATGAACTTGCCATTGCGGATTGGTCCTTGGAAGAATTCAATGAAAAGGGTATTCGAGTACGATTGGGAACGCGTGTGGTGAATGTAAATCTGGATGACAAAAAATTGACTATTCGCGGACCTGATGGAACTACTTCAGAAGTAGAATTTGATAAGCTGGTTCTAGCTACAGGGGGTCTTCCCAACATACCGGATCTCCCAGGAGCTGATTTGGACGGAACCTACACAATTCAAAGCAGAGATGATGCTGCAGCTCTAGGTGAATGCCTTCCATCTCTAAGTAAGATAGCCGTAATAGGAGCTGGCTTTAGTGGTTTGGAAATCGCAGATCATCTTAGCAAGATTGGCAAGGAAGTACACCTTGTTGTTCGTTCGCGCTTCATGCGACGTCTGCTCGAACCAAGTATGAGTTCTGAACTTGAATCTAGAATACCAGCTGATATGATTCTTCACAAGGGCAAGGCTCCGACCGCCATAACTGGATCGAAGAAAGTTGAAGGTGTAGAGATTGGCGATGAGATTGTGCATTGTGATGCGGTTCTTTTCATGACTGGCGTCATACCTAATGTCTCATTGGCGAAGAGAATTGGTTTGGAAATCGGACCGACGGGCGCTATTGTTGTAGATGAGCGTATGGAGACTTCAGCTGACGGTGTATATGCGGTAGGAGATTGTGCAGAGATGTCCGACTTCTTGACAGGTGAACCTGTTGTGATGCCCATTGGGAGTACAGCAGCACGAGCGGGTAAGCAGGCAGGTCTGGCTATTGTCGGACGTGACAAGACATTCAAGGACGTCAATCTACGTCTGCAATATGACCGTATTTTCGATACAGACATTGTTTGCGTAGGTCACTCTTCAGAAACTGCCCGTCGCATGAACATAAAGACCGATGTGACATTTCTATACGATGATGCAGAATTCACAAAGATTGCCCTTGTTACGTACAAAGATGGTATACTCATTGGAGGACAAGTAATTGCGCCTCGACTGGGTTCAAGATGGGCATATCAGATACTGGAGCGCGTAGATGAACGAGCGAATCTCAAGGAATCGCCCTTGCTCCCCCCTCAACATGATCGGATGGAAGGTCTGCTAGAAGACCAATATGGTCCTATTCGATAA
- a CDS encoding S8 family serine peptidase: protein MYKAYAIILLVLCPTVPLIVTPEAGIASVRFESDTGPYVESFLRHNLKSYQGSIGAGVISQRAVLQFKDSLTPRETAFAEDLGIQFRKRNQQPIRVGSTYLCDVPTIDALERLSAIGLKRATSGEKKFYPSLETSVPTMNTPSVWNNLEKEGARIDGSGVKVAVIDTGASWLHPTFWRATENDINVIENNGEFYADLDDDGIADNNEGPLKQTEEQSTGTIEVSNEYLFIDVGDDDQFSYGAGDRWVAGIDANDDGILTLPTENVALLGESKVKMFYDQDENEVFVRGVNLTSSVLPGGDDNGHGTHVASTIAGGQIGLTSMLGVAPGVDLIVIKSPLTSASIIDGIHFATAHDADVINMSFSSYLGFLDGTDLEDLAATDAFLQNDTLCVAAAGNLGGRSKHSRFSVPTGDDAGTTLSVSNPPDYSFLNVIWYSSNQDESVTLSPPDGGEDVTLGPIGEMVGSAYSVTTGDINAYAFVDVSSRGFNRLIIQVSESEHNWTSGVWTVTVENPSGEELTVDAYAWDNAWSGGSLRFTSRIDNSHTISCPATADFAVAVSSYSEATERISPTSSNGPRIDGNIKPELSAPGASIEAASRFTSISNSLWTSRTGTSMATPHVAGALALSYQSSQSSSAWDDLSALFEGAGGFDAHNSLPTNDAGFGLCDSLHTVRHVLDLPLRNGTPLSDWAGIPPLVDGHENITLDGKLDILSFSAYHDENQVGAAITVRNAPSWESFNLSLELNLDNNEGTGYQGTDSVVNMTMGSLQLYHWDEVWVEAAENEAEWWNSSATIFIRVNADSVADRFSINTYTYNSTDSTVDFLQDMTLENMWRPLFKNIEFGSTAGTYSLNISIKDRDTQSESINLGWQLVFGQDSILQTDTASGSKNYFLTFNSTSWDTTYVVSALLNVSDGHDTLHLNSLMLERTASGVLEISSASLDSNTARVGPFVQDMITGRIVVEGYLKTTEVGISFAGGTSNPLNFSLSGTEGVYEIRVRPSGLSPGEYSVYAYAISRTGQRIEERFATLEVIQDYTILIIGGVVVGGILAIIVLVSRYFRKDGA from the coding sequence ATGTACAAAGCTTACGCTATTATCCTTCTTGTATTATGCCCAACTGTACCATTGATAGTAACTCCAGAAGCCGGGATTGCTAGTGTCAGATTTGAGTCAGATACCGGACCCTATGTTGAGTCATTTCTTCGACATAATCTGAAATCCTATCAAGGGAGTATTGGGGCTGGAGTGATATCCCAGCGAGCTGTACTGCAATTCAAGGACTCCCTAACTCCTCGTGAAACTGCGTTTGCTGAGGATCTTGGTATACAATTCAGAAAAAGGAATCAACAGCCTATTCGCGTGGGAAGTACATACCTTTGTGACGTTCCAACTATCGATGCTCTTGAACGCCTTTCTGCTATTGGACTCAAGAGAGCTACTTCAGGCGAGAAGAAGTTCTATCCATCTCTTGAAACCTCTGTACCCACAATGAACACACCGTCGGTGTGGAACAATTTGGAAAAAGAAGGTGCCAGGATAGATGGTTCTGGTGTTAAAGTGGCTGTTATCGATACAGGTGCAAGCTGGTTGCATCCTACTTTCTGGCGAGCAACAGAGAATGATATTAACGTCATTGAAAATAATGGTGAATTCTACGCTGATCTCGATGATGATGGTATTGCTGATAATAACGAGGGTCCATTGAAACAAACTGAGGAACAGTCTACAGGGACCATTGAAGTCAGCAATGAGTATCTATTCATCGATGTTGGTGATGATGACCAATTCTCCTATGGAGCTGGAGATCGATGGGTGGCCGGCATCGATGCAAACGATGATGGTATTCTCACCTTGCCCACAGAAAACGTTGCGCTTCTTGGAGAATCAAAAGTAAAGATGTTCTATGACCAAGATGAGAATGAGGTCTTTGTTCGGGGCGTCAATCTGACTTCCAGTGTATTACCTGGGGGAGATGATAATGGACACGGAACTCACGTAGCCTCAACAATAGCCGGCGGGCAGATCGGGCTAACGTCGATGCTCGGTGTCGCACCAGGGGTTGACCTCATAGTCATCAAAAGCCCCCTGACATCAGCATCTATTATCGATGGCATTCACTTTGCTACTGCTCATGACGCAGATGTCATCAATATGTCATTTTCAAGTTACCTTGGTTTCCTTGATGGAACAGATTTGGAGGATCTGGCTGCAACTGATGCCTTTCTTCAAAACGACACGTTGTGCGTCGCAGCAGCAGGTAACCTCGGGGGCCGTTCGAAACATAGTAGGTTTAGTGTTCCTACTGGCGATGATGCCGGAACCACCCTCTCTGTATCGAATCCACCGGATTACTCATTTTTGAATGTGATTTGGTATAGCTCTAATCAAGATGAGTCGGTCACTCTGTCACCCCCTGATGGAGGCGAAGATGTAACTCTTGGGCCTATCGGGGAGATGGTGGGATCAGCCTACTCTGTGACAACCGGTGATATTAACGCATATGCCTTTGTGGATGTGAGTTCACGAGGCTTCAATCGGTTGATTATCCAGGTCTCAGAGAGTGAACACAATTGGACTTCAGGAGTATGGACTGTTACTGTTGAAAATCCGAGTGGAGAAGAACTTACTGTAGACGCTTATGCGTGGGACAATGCTTGGTCCGGTGGCTCGCTTCGCTTCACATCAAGGATTGATAATTCACACACTATCAGTTGTCCAGCAACAGCAGATTTCGCGGTGGCAGTGTCTTCTTACAGCGAGGCGACGGAAAGAATTAGTCCAACCTCGAGCAATGGCCCTCGAATAGATGGCAACATTAAACCAGAACTCTCAGCACCTGGTGCATCAATTGAAGCAGCTTCTAGATTCACAAGCATATCCAATTCGCTCTGGACCTCACGAACAGGCACGAGTATGGCGACCCCACATGTTGCTGGCGCACTTGCACTGAGCTATCAAAGCTCACAGTCAAGTAGTGCATGGGATGATTTGAGTGCGTTATTCGAAGGGGCCGGTGGTTTTGACGCTCACAATTCACTTCCCACTAATGATGCAGGTTTTGGCCTTTGCGACTCCCTTCATACAGTTCGTCATGTTCTTGATCTACCCCTAAGAAACGGAACGCCACTATCGGATTGGGCAGGAATTCCTCCTTTGGTTGATGGCCACGAAAACATCACTCTGGATGGTAAGCTGGACATACTGTCATTTTCTGCATATCATGATGAGAATCAGGTTGGTGCTGCCATAACAGTACGGAACGCCCCCTCTTGGGAGTCTTTCAATCTTTCATTGGAACTGAATCTGGACAACAATGAAGGCACAGGATATCAGGGAACCGATTCTGTGGTTAACATGACTATGGGTTCTCTCCAGCTCTATCACTGGGACGAGGTTTGGGTTGAGGCAGCTGAGAATGAAGCTGAATGGTGGAATAGCTCGGCTACGATTTTCATCAGAGTGAATGCGGATTCAGTAGCTGATAGATTCTCGATTAACACCTATACGTACAACAGTACTGATTCGACCGTAGACTTCTTACAGGACATGACGTTAGAGAATATGTGGCGACCGCTGTTCAAAAACATCGAATTTGGCTCCACTGCGGGAACTTATTCTTTGAACATCTCGATTAAAGACAGAGATACCCAATCAGAGAGTATCAATCTAGGGTGGCAACTGGTATTTGGTCAAGATTCCATCTTGCAAACAGATACCGCAAGCGGTTCGAAGAACTATTTCCTTACATTCAATTCCACATCGTGGGATACTACCTATGTTGTAAGCGCTCTGCTGAATGTCAGTGATGGACATGACACACTTCATCTCAATTCTCTGATGTTGGAACGAACAGCTTCTGGGGTTCTAGAGATTTCAAGTGCTTCACTTGATAGCAATACTGCACGGGTTGGTCCATTCGTTCAAGACATGATTACCGGCAGAATCGTGGTTGAAGGATACCTGAAGACCACTGAGGTTGGAATTTCCTTTGCGGGTGGGACAAGCAACCCCTTGAATTTCTCGCTCAGTGGTACTGAAGGCGTCTATGAAATCCGAGTAAGGCCATCTGGTTTGTCCCCAGGTGAATATAGTGTCTATGCATATGCAATTAGTAGAACGGGGCAACGTATAGAAGAAAGATTTGCCACCCTAGAGGTCATTCAAGACTATACCATATTGATTATAGGCGGAGTTGTTGTGGGAGGGATACTTGCAATCATTGTGCTTGTGAGTAGGTACTTCAGGAAGGATGGTGCATAG
- a CDS encoding S8 family peptidase yields the protein MLFLPLVPAQSHEVQADFSEKHPKIESELIEKMNSVPNEEKIPIVVNFPKGYSQREMSDFLQELDLQDVLIRHVFSLIPVVSLYAEKSAIKELTTIPLIERVGFDSKLQVTSGNEKVVTNDDGDLGYTHPDEILDTGSLIENGFNGTGIQVAVLDSGAQGNHPDFEDRLIGFKDFVSDSNQDDMDPSDGVDAYDDNGHGTACSWLVAGTGEMNGGNYTGIAPGANLLIVKVLDEDGAGDDSVIAQGIEFAVDSGSDVISLSLGGPMADVTTEDPSMQAVEAAVEEGVTVVIAAGNTGPAAYTINSPGVLEQAITVGSSADGTGVVAFSSRGPVNRQYAEPNGFFAKPDIIAPGLNIMSGRAESAGSFEYPIYNYSQYGSHYTQFSGTSASTPQIAGLVALLMSKYPYLRPIESKTAIMAGATDLDQDSMEQGWGLANVTRSDILLDSTDTFTLMTPRSYPTLPGSKKVLIVGEDRGGQNISVLSTDDRGNLNIQSFGNASQFIRVPQSVNVQEGYSHFGISLNMPKDLPLSSIGDYTGQLVLSTSSNNITSIELEFSITSYGGKLMVDMAHHSAEDADDPSYYRYFTEYLKNQGILLSQFPGDSGSSTIDTGILSTTETFMIMDTETAYAEREIEAIHEFVENGGTLFILSEFYDSQAGSASFGIDYYNMILEPYGIQCEEYEIGRGPDDQTGVFYGEDYGGIVENDSLTEGVENLYVLSGSTLSINSSVAGAQGLFWYSSDKEHALIAKADYGDGRVIAMSDGSTLYDNILYDAIRGGADNLRLLRNIAGSLIPERPRVFDIEFDEDQVGEITNIVTYVFDNDLEDVTMRITGPNDEVLEPEVTEELGYKFVASMNVTNGGFYEVTVTATDASGNTRIAKKIFLVPVSSPGQDLTTIVTILFIGIVVIGLVYVAAIKFNVRDKLDSGWEIEVEEDEGPLIE from the coding sequence TTGCTTTTCCTGCCTCTGGTTCCAGCCCAATCTCACGAAGTTCAGGCTGACTTTTCAGAAAAGCATCCCAAAATTGAATCAGAACTGATCGAGAAAATGAATTCGGTTCCAAACGAAGAGAAAATCCCCATTGTAGTGAATTTTCCAAAGGGGTATTCTCAGCGTGAAATGAGTGATTTCTTACAGGAACTAGACCTGCAGGATGTCCTGATTAGACATGTGTTCTCGCTAATCCCGGTTGTGTCCTTGTACGCAGAGAAAAGTGCCATCAAAGAATTGACGACCATTCCCCTGATAGAGAGAGTAGGATTCGATTCCAAACTTCAAGTCACCTCAGGCAATGAGAAGGTTGTGACCAATGACGATGGAGACCTCGGCTATACCCACCCTGATGAGATTCTGGACACCGGTTCACTAATAGAAAACGGATTCAACGGAACGGGAATTCAGGTTGCAGTTCTTGACAGCGGAGCTCAAGGAAATCATCCAGATTTCGAGGACAGACTTATTGGATTCAAGGACTTCGTGAGCGATTCGAACCAAGATGACATGGACCCATCAGATGGCGTAGATGCTTATGACGATAATGGGCATGGTACGGCATGTTCTTGGCTCGTTGCTGGCACGGGAGAAATGAATGGTGGAAACTACACTGGAATAGCCCCAGGAGCCAATCTTCTCATCGTCAAGGTATTAGATGAAGATGGCGCTGGTGATGATTCGGTCATCGCTCAGGGCATAGAGTTTGCTGTAGATAGCGGTTCGGATGTTATCTCTTTGAGTTTGGGAGGACCCATGGCTGACGTTACCACTGAGGATCCGTCCATGCAGGCTGTAGAAGCTGCTGTTGAAGAAGGAGTGACTGTAGTAATTGCTGCGGGAAATACCGGCCCTGCAGCTTATACGATCAATTCGCCGGGAGTTCTCGAACAAGCGATTACAGTAGGATCTTCGGCTGATGGAACTGGAGTTGTAGCTTTCAGTAGCAGAGGGCCTGTAAATAGGCAGTACGCTGAACCAAATGGGTTTTTCGCGAAACCTGATATTATAGCCCCTGGCCTGAATATAATGTCTGGAAGGGCTGAAAGTGCCGGCTCTTTCGAGTATCCAATTTACAACTATAGTCAGTATGGCTCCCATTACACCCAATTCTCTGGAACCTCTGCATCTACACCTCAGATAGCTGGCTTGGTTGCTTTATTGATGAGTAAGTATCCGTATCTACGACCTATCGAATCAAAGACAGCAATCATGGCGGGTGCAACTGATTTGGACCAAGATTCTATGGAACAAGGATGGGGGCTTGCGAACGTAACCAGGTCGGACATCTTGCTTGACTCAACCGACACATTCACGTTGATGACACCAAGAAGCTATCCGACCCTGCCCGGTAGCAAGAAAGTTCTCATAGTTGGTGAGGATAGAGGAGGACAAAATATTTCTGTATTGTCAACTGATGACAGAGGGAATCTCAATATCCAGTCCTTTGGTAATGCAAGCCAGTTTATTCGGGTGCCTCAATCAGTAAATGTTCAAGAAGGTTACTCCCATTTCGGGATTTCTCTAAATATGCCCAAGGACCTACCATTGAGCTCGATAGGAGATTACACAGGACAGCTTGTTCTATCAACTTCAAGCAATAACATAACTTCAATCGAACTAGAATTCTCTATCACAAGTTACGGCGGGAAATTGATGGTTGATATGGCTCATCATTCCGCAGAAGATGCCGATGATCCATCGTACTACAGATACTTCACGGAGTATCTAAAGAATCAAGGGATTCTGCTATCTCAGTTTCCGGGTGACTCCGGAAGCAGTACTATTGACACAGGAATCCTATCAACAACTGAAACCTTCATGATAATGGATACAGAAACGGCCTACGCGGAGCGGGAAATCGAAGCAATTCATGAATTCGTTGAAAATGGAGGGACGCTTTTCATTCTTTCCGAGTTCTACGATAGCCAAGCAGGAAGTGCTAGTTTCGGTATTGACTACTACAACATGATACTCGAGCCCTATGGAATCCAATGCGAGGAGTATGAAATCGGAAGGGGACCAGACGATCAAACAGGCGTCTTCTACGGCGAGGATTATGGAGGAATAGTGGAGAATGACTCTCTGACAGAGGGCGTGGAGAATTTGTATGTCCTATCAGGAAGCACTCTGTCGATTAACTCATCGGTAGCTGGTGCCCAAGGTCTCTTCTGGTATAGTTCTGACAAGGAACATGCACTTATCGCTAAGGCAGATTACGGTGACGGGCGTGTTATAGCAATGTCGGATGGTTCTACGCTGTATGACAATATCCTGTACGATGCTATTCGTGGAGGAGCAGACAATCTGAGGCTTCTCCGCAACATAGCAGGATCACTGATACCCGAAAGACCAAGAGTTTTCGACATTGAGTTTGATGAGGATCAGGTCGGCGAAATCACGAACATAGTGACATATGTATTTGATAATGACCTGGAAGATGTCACAATGAGAATCACTGGTCCTAATGATGAGGTTCTTGAACCTGAAGTAACCGAAGAGCTAGGCTACAAATTCGTTGCCTCGATGAATGTAACGAATGGTGGTTTCTACGAAGTCACAGTAACCGCAACAGACGCAAGCGGGAATACCAGAATAGCAAAGAAGATTTTCTTAGTTCCAGTAAGCAGCCCCGGACAAGACCTAACGACCATTGTTACTATCCTCTTCATCGGCATTGTTGTTATTGGCCTAGTGTATGTAGCTGCCATCAAATTCAATGTGCGGGATAAACTAGATTCGGGCTGGGAAATAGAGGTAGAAGAGGATGAAGGGCCCCTTATCGAATAG